One genomic segment of Tripterygium wilfordii isolate XIE 37 chromosome 9, ASM1340144v1, whole genome shotgun sequence includes these proteins:
- the LOC120005207 gene encoding uncharacterized protein LOC120005207 gives MEEDYNSRSSSHGNGGMMQMESYYGRPPRPPISYDFRSYSASYAQPQMGNSNRELKKGKSTSGSSSSNWSFTDPEFQRKKRVASYKMYGAKGKVKGSFSKSFRWLKEKCSRVVYGW, from the coding sequence ATGGAAGAAGATTATAACAGCAGATCGAGCTCCCATGGGAATGGAGGGATGATGCAGATGGAGAGTTACTATGGCCGACCACCAAGACCCCCCATTTCCTACGATTTTAGGAGCTACAGTGCCTCATATGCGCAGCCTCAGATGGGTAACAGCAACAGGGAGTTGAAGAAAGGGAAAAGCACTTCTGGGTCATCTTCTTCCAACTGGAGCTTCACTGACCCTGAGTTTCAGAGGAAGAAGAGGGTCGCAAGCTATAAAATGTATGGTGCGAAGGGAAAGGTTAAAGGGTCTTTCAGCAAAAGCTTCAGGTGGCTTAAGGAAAAGTGCTCCCGGGTCGTCTATGGGTGGTGA